The sequence GCTTATGATGCTGTGTTGCCCTTGTCGGTTTTCGTGTTCCTGTGGATGAACGATACAGGAGCGTACCTCTGTGGATCGCTGTTGGGCAAACATAAACTCTTCCCCCGCATTTCGCCAGGAAAGAGTTGGGAAGGCAGCATCGGTGGTGGTATCTTAGTGATAGCCGTTGCCGTGCTGGTATGGTATCTTACCGATGAGTATCAGCTTAACCAGTTAGGACTGACCGCTGTTGAGTGGGCTGGATTGGGACTCACCGTAGTTATCTTTGGTACCTGGGGCGATCTGGTGGAGAGCTTGTTTAAGCGCACCATCGGTATTAAGGATAGCGGTAACATACTGCCCGGACATGGTGGCATGCTTGATCGTTTCGATTCGTCGCTGCTGGCCATCCCCGCTGCAGTAGTTTACCTCTACACCATTATGCTACTTTGATTGATAAAGTACACTTAAAGTTGGCTTATATGTATTTTCGAGGGTAAGGGTGATGAAACCACCTTTATCCTCGAATTTTGCGATACGGTGGTCTTTTCCATCCTTCAGCATGTTAGGCCAAGCGCCCAGTTGCTCCTCGAATGCATCGTGCATCTGCTGCCACATTTTTCGGGTGCTATCGTTGGTAGAGATGGTGTAGTTCTCCTGCAGTGCAACCAACGTATCGTTACGCTGAGCTAACATCAGACGGTAGTTAAGGTTGGGGTGATACATCGATACACGGGCAAAATCAGAGTCGGTCTTGGCTGAATCGATAGCAAAACCACGAGCAGCGAGCGAGTCGCAGAAGGTTTTGAAGGGCATACCCATTGAGAGTCCACGATAGTCGAGATACTTTTTCTCGCCATTTCCACAAGCACAGAGTGCTGCAATAGCCACTACGGCAATAAATAATTTCTTCATAACAAATTAGTTTTTTGTAATATTCGGTGGCAAAGATAGATATTTTTTTTGGAGTTTCCAAAAAAATCTATTAACTTTGCAACATGTTTCTATCAACATTACTACTTACGGCACTTGTTGCCATGCCTATAACACCCGATACCCTGCGACAGGAACAGCTTGATGAGGTGGTGGTGAAGTCGAACTCGGCTCGCCAGCGTCTGCGTCAGATACAGACTGGTGCTGAGCAGGTGCAACTGAAGGACCTTACTAACTCGCCGCAACTGTTTGGCGAACATGATATTATGCGCTCTATGCAGCTGCTTACAGGTGTAAAGAGCGAGAGTGATGCATCTAGCAGTTTCCAGGTGCGAGGTGGTACATCGGCCCAAAACCAGATACTGGTTGATATTGCTCCTGTATATAATGTGGGGCACCTGGCTGGATTGTTTTCGGCCTTTAATAGCGATGCACTTGTGTCGGCTACGCTCTATAAAGGTTTGCTGCCAGCACAGTACGGTGGCGCCTCGAGTGCGGTGCTTGATATTATCGGAAAAACAGGTAACAAGAGCGAGTACCACGGTGGCGCCAGTATCGGACTCCTTTCAGCAAAGGGTACCATCGAAGGCCCGATTGTGAAGAATAAGGCCGCCTTTTTAGTTACGGCACGCCGTTCGTATATGGACATGTTTCTGAAACTATCGCCCGATTTTAAAGGTAATACTTTGTATTTCTACGATATCAACGCCAAGGCTGACTGGACCATTAACGAGAACAACCAACTGTTTCTGAGTTTCTTTACAGGTCACGACCGTACGGCACTTGAGGATATGGTTGACATCCGTTGGAACAACCTTTCAACCAGTTTAAAGTGGTTGCACCATTTTGGCAGTAATGCCTATGCTCAGTCGACGGCTTACTACAGCGGCTATCAGACGGATAATGGTATTGATTTTCTGGGTATGAATATCTGGTTCTCTGGTCATATCCGTCAGACAGGTTTCCGACAGGATTTCCATGCCAATCTGGGAAAGTATAGGCTAGATGCTGGTTTGCAAACGGCTTTGCTTAATGTGAAGTCGGCCGAGTGGAAACAGGTGTCGTTGCACGAGAAGGAACAGCGCCGTGCCTGGGATAATGCATTTTGGCTGAACCTGATGGTGCCCATCACCAAAAAACTTGATGTTTCGGCCGGTCTGCGTGTGAGTGCCTTCTCGCCTTTGGGTGGTTCGTTGTATTACGATCTGGAAGATAATGGCGACATAGCTTGGTACTACAACTATGGTAAGAACCAGATAGTTAAAACCCACACAGTGCTTGAGCCCCGACTCTCTGTTAACTATCAACTATCACCTGTTGCCTCTCTTAAGTTCGGTTACACCCGTACTTCGCAGAATGTGCATGCCTTACGCAACCAGAGCACTGCAACACCCTTCGACCGTTACACCATGAGCAGTAACATTGTTAAGCCCGAGGTGGCCGACCAAGTGAGTGCAGGCTTGTTTATGATGACGCCCAATCAGGATTACGACTTCTCGGCCGAGGTTTACTATCGTCATATTAATAATGTGTTAGACTATCGCGATGGCAAATCGTTTGCCAGTGAGATAGAAATTGAGCGCTTGATGCTGGCGGGTAAGGGCAAGGGCTACGGTATAGAGCTGAGTGCCCGAAAGAACAACGGCAGACTGACGGGATGGATTGGTTACACGCTTTCGTGGTCGAAAACCAAGATTGATGGTATAAATCAGGGACGCTGGTACGATGCTAACAACGATCGCCGTCATGACATCAACATCGTGGCTATGTATCACCTGAATAAGCGTTGGAACCTGAGTGCCTCGTGGGTATATAACAGTGGTCAGGCTTTCACAGCCCCCAGTGGAAAGTATATGATTGAGGACAACTGGATATATTACTACACCGAGCGTAATGGTTATCGCGCACCAGCCTCGCATCATCTGGATGTAAGTGCTGTGTGGAGCAAGAAATACAGAAATCGCACCCATCAGCTGGTGTTCGGTATCTACAATCTGTATAACCGCTACAACCCCTTCCTCATTAACTTTGAGGATGGTGAGTATGGTGCAGGCACCAAGGCCAAGCAGTATTCGTTGTTCGGCATTGTACCATCGGTATCGTTTAATATTAATTTCTGATAGCTATGCGTAGATTACTATATATAATAGGTATATTAGGGCTGATGTCGTGTACAAAGGAAATCAGCATCGACTATCATAGTCACGATACACGCTATGTGGTTGAAGGTACTATTAACAATGATGGTACGGAGATACGTGTGAGCACCACCAATGCGATGGAAGATAATGCTA is a genomic window of Xylanibacter ruminicola 23 containing:
- a CDS encoding phosphatidate cytidylyltransferase, translating into MRNFIVRAITGVLFVAVLVCSFLRPQAMVLLFALITGLTIWEFTGLVNERAQVTVNRMISTVAGVYLFFAMAGFCSELTPSAVFIPYLVSIIYLMVAELYLKNEDPIHDWAYTMMAQLYIALPFSLLNTLAFHAAPQGFVAYDAVLPLSVFVFLWMNDTGAYLCGSLLGKHKLFPRISPGKSWEGSIGGGILVIAVAVLVWYLTDEYQLNQLGLTAVEWAGLGLTVVIFGTWGDLVESLFKRTIGIKDSGNILPGHGGMLDRFDSSLLAIPAAVVYLYTIMLL
- a CDS encoding TonB-dependent receptor plug domain-containing protein, whose product is MFLSTLLLTALVAMPITPDTLRQEQLDEVVVKSNSARQRLRQIQTGAEQVQLKDLTNSPQLFGEHDIMRSMQLLTGVKSESDASSSFQVRGGTSAQNQILVDIAPVYNVGHLAGLFSAFNSDALVSATLYKGLLPAQYGGASSAVLDIIGKTGNKSEYHGGASIGLLSAKGTIEGPIVKNKAAFLVTARRSYMDMFLKLSPDFKGNTLYFYDINAKADWTINENNQLFLSFFTGHDRTALEDMVDIRWNNLSTSLKWLHHFGSNAYAQSTAYYSGYQTDNGIDFLGMNIWFSGHIRQTGFRQDFHANLGKYRLDAGLQTALLNVKSAEWKQVSLHEKEQRRAWDNAFWLNLMVPITKKLDVSAGLRVSAFSPLGGSLYYDLEDNGDIAWYYNYGKNQIVKTHTVLEPRLSVNYQLSPVASLKFGYTRTSQNVHALRNQSTATPFDRYTMSSNIVKPEVADQVSAGLFMMTPNQDYDFSAEVYYRHINNVLDYRDGKSFASEIEIERLMLAGKGKGYGIELSARKNNGRLTGWIGYTLSWSKTKIDGINQGRWYDANNDRRHDINIVAMYHLNKRWNLSASWVYNSGQAFTAPSGKYMIEDNWIYYYTERNGYRAPASHHLDVSAVWSKKYRNRTHQLVFGIYNLYNRYNPFLINFEDGEYGAGTKAKQYSLFGIVPSVSFNINF